A genome region from Dendrosporobacter quercicolus includes the following:
- the fmt gene encoding methionyl-tRNA formyltransferase → MTKMRVVFMGTPDFAVPCLEMLIQEQYEVAAVVTQPDRPKGRGQKLAATPVKQFALQHELPVLQPAKIKTAEFAAELAALRPEVIVVVAFGQILSKQILDIPARGCINVHASLLPRYRGAAPIHWAVINGERVTGVTTMFMDTGLDTGDMLLKAEVLIGDETVTGELYDQLKLTGAAVLKDTLERIVKQEIVRTPQNNAEATYAPLLDKTIEQIDWTRPAVEIHNLIRGLNPRPGAYCCYQNKVLKLWRSRVYDADLATSRPGRVVKATPAGLLIETGRGVIEILEVQPAGKRCMPARDCACGYCIGTGEIFG, encoded by the coding sequence ATGACAAAAATGCGGGTTGTGTTTATGGGAACTCCTGACTTTGCAGTTCCTTGTCTGGAGATGCTCATCCAGGAACAATACGAGGTTGCCGCAGTAGTAACGCAGCCGGACAGGCCTAAAGGCCGCGGACAGAAATTGGCGGCTACGCCGGTAAAACAGTTTGCCCTGCAGCATGAGCTGCCGGTGCTGCAACCGGCAAAAATCAAGACGGCCGAGTTTGCCGCCGAACTGGCGGCATTGCGGCCTGAGGTAATTGTTGTGGTGGCTTTTGGCCAGATTTTATCCAAACAGATTCTGGACATCCCCGCCCGGGGCTGCATTAATGTTCATGCTTCGTTATTGCCGCGGTATCGCGGGGCGGCGCCAATTCACTGGGCGGTGATTAACGGCGAAAGAGTCACCGGCGTAACAACAATGTTTATGGATACCGGTCTGGATACCGGCGACATGTTGTTAAAAGCCGAGGTGCTGATCGGTGATGAAACTGTCACCGGTGAACTTTATGATCAATTGAAACTAACCGGGGCGGCCGTTTTGAAAGATACGCTTGAACGAATTGTCAAACAAGAAATTGTCCGTACGCCGCAAAATAACGCGGAGGCAACCTATGCGCCATTGCTGGACAAGACAATCGAGCAGATTGACTGGACCAGGCCGGCGGTTGAAATTCACAATTTAATCCGTGGGCTTAATCCCCGGCCCGGCGCTTATTGCTGCTATCAGAACAAGGTGCTGAAATTATGGCGTTCCCGGGTTTATGACGCCGATCTGGCCACCAGCCGGCCCGGCCGCGTCGTAAAAGCCACCCCGGCAGGATTGCTGATTGAAACCGGCCGGGGCGTCATCGAAATACTCGAAGTCCAGCCGGCCGGTAAGCGGTGCATGCCGGCCCGTGACTGCGCCTGTGGTTATTGTATTGGCACCGGAGAAATTTTTGGGTAA
- the def gene encoding peptide deformylase: protein MAILDIKKAGDKVLKEACVPVGKIDRRIRQLLDDMAQTMYDADGVGLAAPQVGISLRVIIIDAGDGLIELINPVLIESEGEEKGTEGCLSVPGIYGEVQRFSKVVVEGLNRNGKRVRIAGTGLLARALQHEMDHLDGVLFIEKAQTISTR from the coding sequence ATGGCAATCTTAGATATAAAAAAAGCGGGCGATAAAGTATTAAAAGAAGCTTGCGTTCCTGTTGGCAAAATTGACCGCAGGATCAGGCAACTGCTTGATGATATGGCGCAAACAATGTATGATGCCGACGGCGTAGGCCTGGCGGCGCCGCAGGTTGGAATATCTTTACGGGTAATTATCATTGATGCCGGCGATGGACTGATTGAATTGATTAATCCGGTGCTGATAGAATCTGAAGGCGAGGAAAAAGGTACGGAAGGCTGCCTGAGCGTTCCGGGGATTTACGGTGAAGTCCAGCGGTTCAGTAAAGTTGTTGTTGAAGGCCTCAACCGTAATGGCAAACGCGTGCGAATTGCCGGTACAGGATTATTGGCAAGAGCGCTGCAGCATGAAATGGATCATCTGGATGGTGTATTGTTTATTGAAAAAGCTCAAACTATAAGCACGAGGTAA
- the priA gene encoding primosomal protein N', with translation MQKIILVMINLPVKTINKAFSYLLPPELQFIRAGWRVLVPFGSRKVEGFVVSTDSGNGDGLKYIIEALDDLPWFDENMLQTAKWISDYYLCSLAEAMRLFIPGKTGLKTSLAYQLCPDLSCNEIEAALAGKSDQYLAACEYLAGHGSASLPQIYKQLTGDCLKTLNYLVNKKIVVKKYSTVKQDKPKYETFLKLAITPAEAEQLLRVSGHRPARRRLLTALLSKGVLAKADLKLLNISQDTVKRSLAGGLIVAEQKRLLRNSYAGLAHEAGAIRLNQQQQQVLQQIMPAVVNRQYRSFLLHGITGSGKTQVYLEVVAAVRKKRRQAIVLVPEIALTSQIVARFQTRFNDDVVVLHSKLSIDERNDAIWRLRTGQAGIVIGARSAVFAPLDDLGAVIIDEEHEFTYKQEEAPRYHAREVALKRAELAEGVVLMGSATPSVESYYQAVRHTHTLLELPDRADGASLPEVELVDMREELRCGRRSVISLALRNLINAAIARGEQVIILLNRRGYSTFVMCRECGHVMSCSNCAVSLVYHKSGRLRCHYCQTSVTPPDVCPVCSSRYIRYFGTGTQRLEDELAKTFPTARMIRMDQDTTGGKLGHDRILQAFAQGNYDILLGTQMVAKGHDIKNVTAVGIITADSILNLPDFRAAERTFALITQAAGRAGRGAVSGKVVIQTYNPEHYAIETGSRHAYADFYEQELSLRQSLFYPPFSKITKLTVTAPEEGEVHRSAADIAAALTSALASSDSTKILGPFVAPIARISNSFRMHILIKSVENAPVRLQLSLLKLHLRADVSIDVDPVNVM, from the coding sequence GTGCAAAAAATTATTCTGGTAATGATTAATCTACCGGTAAAAACCATCAATAAAGCGTTTTCTTATCTACTGCCGCCTGAGTTGCAATTTATCCGGGCAGGCTGGCGGGTGCTTGTACCCTTTGGCAGTCGTAAAGTCGAAGGCTTTGTCGTCAGTACGGACTCAGGCAATGGCGATGGTCTGAAATATATTATTGAAGCTCTGGATGATTTGCCCTGGTTTGATGAAAACATGCTGCAAACGGCAAAGTGGATCAGCGACTACTACTTATGCAGCCTGGCCGAGGCAATGCGTTTGTTTATTCCTGGAAAAACAGGGCTGAAAACTTCTTTGGCCTATCAGCTTTGCCCTGATTTAAGCTGTAACGAAATTGAAGCGGCTCTGGCCGGCAAGTCTGATCAGTATTTGGCGGCCTGTGAGTATCTGGCCGGGCATGGTTCGGCCAGTTTACCGCAAATCTATAAACAGCTGACCGGCGACTGCCTGAAAACCTTAAATTATCTGGTTAATAAAAAAATTGTGGTGAAAAAATATAGTACGGTAAAGCAGGATAAACCCAAGTATGAGACCTTTTTAAAACTGGCCATAACGCCGGCTGAGGCTGAACAGCTACTGCGGGTCAGCGGCCACAGGCCGGCCCGGCGACGGTTGCTGACAGCCTTGCTGTCAAAGGGAGTTTTGGCCAAAGCCGATTTGAAGCTGCTGAATATCAGTCAGGATACGGTAAAAAGATCACTGGCCGGGGGCTTAATCGTTGCTGAACAAAAGAGGCTGCTGCGCAACAGCTATGCGGGATTGGCGCACGAAGCCGGCGCGATTCGATTAAATCAGCAGCAGCAGCAGGTTTTGCAGCAGATCATGCCGGCTGTTGTCAACAGGCAATATCGTTCTTTTTTGCTTCACGGCATTACCGGCAGCGGAAAGACCCAGGTTTATCTGGAAGTGGTGGCGGCAGTGCGGAAAAAGCGCCGCCAGGCGATCGTTCTGGTGCCGGAAATTGCTTTAACCAGTCAAATCGTTGCCCGTTTTCAGACCAGGTTTAACGATGATGTTGTTGTTTTGCACAGCAAGTTGTCAATTGATGAGCGCAATGATGCTATCTGGCGCTTGCGGACCGGGCAGGCCGGCATTGTGATTGGTGCGCGTTCCGCTGTTTTTGCGCCGCTGGATGATCTGGGCGCAGTCATTATTGACGAAGAACACGAATTTACCTATAAACAAGAAGAAGCGCCCCGCTATCATGCCCGTGAGGTTGCCCTGAAAAGGGCCGAACTGGCTGAAGGCGTAGTGCTTATGGGCAGCGCCACGCCTTCAGTAGAGAGCTATTACCAGGCGGTCCGGCATACGCATACTCTGCTGGAACTGCCGGACAGGGCCGACGGGGCCAGCCTGCCTGAGGTTGAACTGGTAGATATGCGCGAAGAGCTTAGGTGCGGCCGGCGCAGCGTAATCTCTTTGGCTTTGCGGAATTTGATCAATGCCGCCATTGCGCGGGGCGAGCAGGTAATTATATTATTAAACCGCCGCGGGTACTCTACTTTTGTCATGTGCCGGGAGTGCGGCCATGTTATGAGCTGCAGCAATTGCGCCGTTTCCCTGGTGTACCATAAGTCCGGCCGGCTGCGTTGCCATTATTGTCAAACAAGTGTAACCCCGCCGGATGTTTGTCCGGTTTGCTCCAGCCGCTATATCCGTTATTTCGGCACTGGCACGCAGCGGCTGGAGGATGAACTGGCCAAAACCTTTCCCACAGCCAGAATGATTAGAATGGATCAGGATACTACCGGCGGCAAGCTGGGGCATGACCGCATTTTGCAGGCCTTTGCCCAGGGCAACTATGATATTTTACTTGGTACGCAAATGGTGGCCAAAGGGCATGATATAAAAAATGTCACCGCTGTGGGCATCATTACGGCCGATTCGATTTTAAACCTGCCTGACTTTAGAGCGGCGGAGAGGACCTTCGCTTTAATTACCCAGGCGGCAGGGCGGGCCGGACGCGGCGCTGTGAGCGGCAAGGTTGTGATTCAAACCTATAATCCCGAGCATTATGCCATCGAAACAGGCAGTAGGCATGCGTACGCCGACTTTTATGAGCAGGAGCTTAGCCTGCGTCAGTCGTTATTCTATCCGCCCTTCAGTAAAATAACCAAATTGACCGTTACCGCGCCGGAGGAAGGTGAAGTTCACCGCAGCGCAGCCGATATTGCCGCTGCGTTGACGTCTGCTTTGGCGAGCAGCGACAGTACGAAAATACTTGGACCGTTTGTAGCGCCGATTGCCAGGATTTCTAATTCTTTCCGGATGCATATTTTGATTAAGTCGGTGGAAAATGCGCCGGTGCGCTTGCAACTAAGCCTGCTGAAGCTGCATTTGCGGGCCGATGTCAGCATTGATGTCGATCCGGTAAATGTGATGTAG
- a CDS encoding heavy-metal-associated domain-containing protein codes for MAKVRTVYRVGGLKGEHCRGRIEHTLSDLPGVTGVDVNLEAKQVGISYQPAVISAGLIEETLQSLGYSIQG; via the coding sequence ATGGCTAAAGTGAGAACAGTGTACAGAGTCGGCGGTTTAAAGGGTGAACATTGCCGGGGCCGTATCGAACATACGTTAAGTGATCTTCCCGGCGTGACCGGGGTTGATGTAAATCTGGAAGCCAAACAGGTGGGAATTTCTTATCAGCCAGCGGTAATTTCCGCCGGCCTGATTGAGGAAACACTGCAATCCCTGGGTTACTCCATACAAGGCTAG